ATCCAAATTGTATATTTTCAGCTAACAAGCTAGTAGGCAAAGATTCATTTCAGCTAAATCAGGAATGCCAATCCCCCATACACCTTCTTCCAGGTGACTAGGCCCCAATTAGCCAGATGGTATTTGTGATGAAACTCATAATCATCCCATAAGCAACGCACCATTTGGAAGTTAATCAGAGAAATAACCAATTTAGGGAATTTAATAACACTTGGCATATATAAAAGGAATACTAGCTAAAACACTTCTAACCAGCTCCAATTTGGCAGCATGGTTAGTCTTGTTTTCTTAGCTTACTATGATGCAAAGGCACTCGTAAGTATTGCATAGGAAACTTCCCCAACTTGCAGCTCAACGTTCGTGCAAACATCATTTCCATCCCCAATATTTATGGGAACCAGATCACATTTATGGAAGTTTATGCGCATACCATGGATTTGTTCAAAGCAGGATAGTATCCATTACAAATTGATTGCAGAATTAATATTATTTTCCAAGAAAAGAAGGATGTCATCAGCACACTCCATACTAATGATCCCAAAATTATTCATAGTTTGCATTAACCTAGGAATCTGCAGGAGCTTTCGTCGGCATTTTAGTAAACACATCCGCTATAAAGTTAAATAAGATGGGAGAGATGGGGTAACCCTGTCTGGTTAGGAAAAATCACTATTTTCATCATTTAACCTAACCCCCATAGAACCATTTTGTAATAAGCTTCTAACAATAGACATCCACTTCGGACTAAATCCCTTCTTTTCCATCATTTGAAGCAGGAACTCTCTATCCACCCTATCATATGCTTTATCATAATCCAGTTTAAAGATGAAACCAGACTGTCCATTTTACACAACATCATGAATAATTTCATGAGCACAAACAACACTTTTCAAAATGTATCTACCTTTAATAAAGGTTGTATGGTTTGGTGAAATAAGCTTTTCATTCACTACACCCAGTCTATTTGTAGCACACTTGAAAAAGATTTTAAAGCTACAACTAGTAACTGCAATAGGCTTGAACTTATGTATAATTACAACATCAACCTCTTTTGGAATTAGAGTCATAAGGAAAAAATTGAGACTAAATAGGTCTAATTCCCTTTTATTCCAATCATTTACCATCAATATCCTAAGATACACCGGGGTCCCACATGCCAACACAACTATTAAAGATCTAAATTATCTAAAAAAAATATCAAGCTTCATGGCCGACTCGTTCCCGCCTAGCCTCTTCAGTGCCGCCGCGGCTGGCTCTGCTCTCCATCACCATGCCATGGTGGACCCGTCCCCGCCGCCGAGTATGGCTGCCTAGACCTCCTTCACGTCAACGCATCATGGTCGATGGAGGGCACGTTCAACCCTCCTCCTCAACCGCCGCCGAGCATGTCCCCTGCTACGTCCTCCATGGCGTTGTGTGGAACCTAACAGGCTGCTGCACTGATCATATGGTCACCGAGCGTGATATTGATGAACACTGAAGCGGGGGAGCATAGAGGTAAACAATGGAAGCACCCTAGAAAGCACGTGAGACCAACCGAACTGTCAAATAGGCATTTGCTGATCTAGTATCTAGATAATGGGTGCGCAAAGTTCATTAAACTGACAATTTAACTCAAGTTTTTCATGAAAATGTTTACGCATACTGCGCATAACTGGGTGTATATAAGATTTTTGTCAAAATAATGGGTGTATATTTATACACCCATGTCCTCATTTGGCTCCGTCTATGCCAATAGGACAAGAAGCTCGCTTTGGTCAAGATGTGTGTTCGTAGACGACATAGGAGGAACGGAGGCGACAAAACAATTCATGGACACAACGCCGGAGCCGGGGAAGAAGTGGACGACGATGATTCATTGCACcccgcatcgattccttctgccagGAGAAGGCGAACGAAAATGCATAACTTGTGATGTGGTCGAAGGAGCCTAGGGAGGTATGGAACGGTGGTGCAAGGTGGCGTACATTCCGGTGAGGTATGGAACAGAGTACTACACAATATTACGATTTATTATGTTTTCAATTTGTTTCCTTGTTGCTAGTTATAGGTAATTAGCCCACCTATAAAGCTCAGTAATTGCCTTTTTCTATGGGTTTGGGTGATTTTCCACCATGACATGTGTCACCTTACAATTGGAAGAAAAACTAGACGGATTGAAAATTAGTCAACTGGTAAATAGACGCGATGCATTGCTTGAGCTGTTTTCTGCAGGTTTAATCCAACAGTAAAAAATGCTGTAATACTCCTGAGATTTAGGGCGATTTGCAAAAAAATAACCCTTCGTGCTGAATCGCCGAGATTTAGTTCAACTCCAGTCTATCGATGCTAATGTGCTACTATGCCTATGAACCTACCCATCTTCCTCGACGACCTCccccgcctccgccgcctcctcacATCTTGCCCCGCGCTCCGGACCCTCACCCGCATCCACGccctcctcttcgtctcctcctcTCACCACCTCCTCTCCCCCAGCCTCGCCACCGCGTACGCCCGCGCCGGCGACCTCGCCGCCGCCGAGTCCACACTCGCCGGCGCACCCACCTCTCCCTCCTCCGTCGCCGCCTGGAACGCCCTCCTCGCCGCGCATTCCCGCGCGGGGTCCCCGGACGCGGCGCTGCGCGTCTTCCGCGCTCTCCCGCCCGCCGTGCGCCCCGACAGCACCACCTTCACGCTCGCGCTCTCCGCCTGCGCGCGCCTCGGCGACCTCGCCGCCGGGGAGGTCGTCAGGGCCCTCGCGTCCCAGTCCGGGTACAGAAGCGACGTCTTCGTCTGCTCGTCGCTGCTCAACCTCTACGCGAAATGGGGCGCCATGGGCGAcgccgtcaaggtgttcgaccgaATGCCGAAGAGGGACCGCGTCACCTGGAGCACCATGGTCACCGGGTTCGCCAACGCCGGGCAGCCGGAGGAGGCGATCAACATGTACAGGAGGATGAGGGACGGCGGTCTGAATGGAGACGAGGTTGTCATGGTCGGGGTTATAAAGTCGTGCGCGGCGACCGGGGATGTCCGCATGGGGGCCTCGGCTCATGGGTACCTGTTACGGCATGGTATGCGGATGGACGTTGTCATCTCAACAAGCCTTGTGGACATGTACGCAAAGAATGGGCTGTTTGATCAGGCGCGTCGGCTGTTGGAGCTTACCACGTGTAGGAACATCGTGTCGTGGAACGCGCTCATCTCGCAGTTTGCGCAGAGCGGGCGTGCGGACGAGGCGCTCGGTTTATTCAGAGAGATGCAGGCCTCTGGTCTGCAGCCTAATTCAGGGTCGCTTGTTAGCGCTCTGCTAGCTAGCTCCGATCTTGGATTCTTCAAGCTAGGGAAGTCAATACATGGTTTCATCTTGAGGAGGCTCGAGCTCGACTGTATGGCGATTACAGCAGTCATCGACATGTACTCGAAGTGTGGCTCCCTGGCGAGCGCACAAATGCTTTTCAACAGGGTTGGCTCGAGAGACTTGATTTTGTGGAATGTGATGATTGCGTGCTACGGTGCTCATGGACGAGGCCGTGATGCCCTGTCTTTGTTCCAGGAAATGAAGAAAACCGAGGTGAGACCTGATCATGCCACGTTTGCTTCTCTTTTGTCGGCTCTCAGCCACTCCGGTCTCGTCGAGGAAGGCAAGTTCTGGTTCGATTGCATGGTTCATGAGCATGGAATCGACCCTGCGGAGAAGCACCTGGTGTGTATAGTGGATCTTTTAGCCCGTTCTGGCCTTGTTGAAGAGGCCAATGACCTGCTGGCATCGATGTGCACTGAACCAACCATCGCAATTTTGGTCGCTCTACTTTCGGGCTGTCTGAATAACAAGAAGCTGGAGCTTGGAGAGAGCACGGCAGAAAAGATCCTTGAACTGCAACCTGACGATGTTGGCGTCCTTGCCTTGGTCTCAAATCTGTATGCCGCTGCCAAGAACTGGGAGAAGGTCAGGGAAGTGCGCAAGCTAATGAAGGACCATGGCAGCAAAAAGGTGCCTGGGTGCAGCTCGATAGAGTTCCACGGGGCGGTGCATACGTTCGTCATGGAAGATCAGAGCCATCCTCAGCACAAAGAGATTCTACAGATGGTCTCGAAGCTCGACTCCGAGATGAGGAAGATTGGCTACGTCCCCAAGACAGAGTTTGTGTACCATGACCTCGAGGAAGGTGTCAAGgagcagctcctcagccgccacaGCGAGAGGCTGGCGATCGCCTTTGGACTGCTGAACACAACCCCAGGAACGAGGCTCGTCGTCATAAAGAACCTCAGGGTCTGTGGCGACTGTCACAACGCCATCAAGTACATCTCGAAGATTGCTGACAGAGAGATCGTGGTGCGGGATGCGAAACGCTTCCACCATTTCAAAGACGGAGCATGCTCCTGCGGTGATTACTGGTGAAGGGTGTTTGACAAGACAAGCTGTCCTCTGTCCACCTCTCTCCAGCATAGGTGCATAGCACAGCCACAGAGtaccagttccagatttcttgtgCAAACACACTGATTTGAACCCCAGCAACCTCAGCTGATTTGATACTGTAGAAAGGAGCGGCTCTCCTTATTCTGTTCTTAAGGGGACACTTAACTTTGGTATTTCTTCTATAAGCATGAGGTGGCATCGGAACGTTATCATTGTAGCCACTAGTCACTTGGTGTTTGCTCTATCAGAATGAAACAACACTACACTTTTAAGCAGACTGTCACAAAATTGATGTTAGATCATGCTGACCACCATATGTGAACCATATTTGATAGGTCAACCATATTGTTTTGTGAGAGCACTACTTATGATATAACATAACATATTGCTGTACGGTTGGAGGAATCACTTGACTATATGTTGTTATTTGATTCATCTCAATATTCATTTAGAGATCATTTAGTTTTTATTTGAATGCCATTACTCGAACATATGTTCTTCTTTCGTTATATGCAGCATGTAGAAGCTCCGGAGGTTCTTCTCCGGGGCCTCTCTGGTGTCCAAGAAGAATGTGTTAGTGTGCATGAGCTCTGTCTTGAAAGTAGACCAAACCTGGGTTAGTTTTTATGTTTCTGCTCTTGGGGTCATAAGCAACTGTTAGATCTACTGACCTCTTTCAATCATACAGGAGTTCTCCCATTGGAGGTTTGTGTATTGTGTGACTTAGCTCAGCCCACACCATACTGGTAACTGATTGTGTTCAGCTGCAATTTTTCATAATCTGTTATACCAATCTGTAACTGGTAAATTTCATACTCCTATGTAGGACCATAAGGCATGTTGGTGGTTCTATGATAGGTGCTGCTGCAGAGCAAATCTCAATTGTCGTGCGTACCGTTGTGGAAAGCAAAGCCAGCAGCAATGTCTTGCGCTACATCTACACGACAGGTTAGAAGTTAGATCATGAGCTTCTGAAGGTGGGCTTCTCGTTTTGATTCTAGCGAGGTCCCAGTTCACCGTGACCGTCACTTCCTCCAACAAAATGCCAAAACTCCACACGCGACACGAAGCTGTGCAGGCCACTCCTGGAATACAGCCAGTGGAAATCACAGCTCCCTCCTCCCCGCGCTGCCAACAATTACAATGATGTCGTTTCAGTTGTCACTTCGTCCTGTGAATATCTAGAACCGTAAGCACCCCTCGGCTTATAAATTTGCATTTCCCGCCCGTGCCCCATTTGGTCGCCGTTCTCCCGCGTAGGCCGTCGTGCCTATAAAATTGGGGGCGCCGGGATCTCGGCTAGACCACATAACCCTAGCCATTCACCCACCACTTGGGCCCAGATTAGCGAGGCTGCGCCGGAGAGGTACCCTCCGAGCCCCACGGCGAGCGGTGAGGATTGGGGCGACGACACCGATGGCGAGAACAATCTAGGCCGACCTCCGTGGAGCACCGAGTCCTACTCGAGTCCTTCGAGAGCGTACGGCACGAAGCCCTGGAAGCCTCCGATGAGTCCATTGACTCCTGCCTCCTCGAGCTGCTAGACGATGGCCTTGGAGGAGCGCGGCCGCCAGTTCATGGCGCCAGAGTGACGCACTTGGGCAGAGTTGGGCTCCCACTGAGCGGCCAAAGAGCTCGCCGAGCAGTCATCGGCCGAGGCCACACGCCAGGAGGCCGCCCTCCACGCCGTGTTGGAGGCGGAAGAGGCGGCCTATAGGCAAGCAACCTTTGTCGCTGTGCAGGTTGCGTCAGAGTGGCTTCGGGAGGAAGCATCCGCGGTGCGGCAGGCGACGACGGATGGTAAGATCGAGGCGTCCGCCGATGCGGAAGCGGCGGTGATCATTGCCTCTCATGTGGCGGCACAGCAGCGGCCGCTCACGCGATGCGCTATAGGCGACTGCTCACGCGGCGGCATAGGTGGAGGCGGATCAGCGGCAGGGCATGACCTACGTCCAGACCATGAGGAGGCAGGCAACCCGCGAGACGATGCGCCGCGCCACGAAGCCATGCATCCGTGGCAGCCAAGGGGTGACGGGGACAAAGGAAGCTCCGGTGGCAAGGTCGACGGCCCAGCGGCCAGCGAGTGCCAAGGCAGCGATGGCCAAACCAGCTACGTCTACACTGGACAAGCCCCTAtgtactactccctccatccacaaATAAATGGACGCCCGCGGTTTTCAAGAGACCTTAAATTTTTTGTAAAAAAAATCCTCATTCCTTCAATCAATCTGCTCATTAATTAAAAAGATGCTTTGATTTAGGCGCTAATAAATGTTGTGCATGCTAGTAACCAATAAAATAACATTGAGAAACCAAAAATGATTAATGAGGTTGAAATCAAGGTATGCACTAGGGGTCTAAACGTAAAAAATATACCAAGAAGTctagatgtacacttatttgtggatttCTTAGTAGCTTAATTTGGTCTAGTTAGGTTTATTATGTAAAATGCAAACATGTAGCCACCCAAAAAAAATCAAGTAATGGCTTTTGTTCCATTCACTTGCAGGCCACGGGAGTGCTGCTCGACCGCAAATCCACTCCAAATTTGCGCTAGTTGCTCCAAAACGGATGTATATGCAGAGATGCACTTTGTTTGCAGTTTTTTCTCCAATAAAAGGAGGTTTATATTACTTAAAAGATTTaagtgttagagcatctccagctatTGGGACTCCTAGGCCGAAATCCGGtgctatttagcgccggatggatgtaaaGTTTGGGCTGGAGAGGCTCATTTTCCCGGTGGCGAGTCCAGGATGGATGATTTTTTTTGACAAATGTAGGCCAATTCAGACAAAATCAGACGAAATACGTTCAAACATAGGCGAAATTTAGAGATTTTTTAGCATATATAGGCGAGTTCGTATATATATAGACCGAATTCGTAATATATTTGAATTGGGCCACAGGGAAACATAAACTAAAGCTAGAACACGGCGATCTACATGCCGAATTGGCGGTAGAATGCCGTGTAGTCGTCATCGTCGCTGGAGTTGCCGGAGTCCTCGGGCGGCGGCGCCTGCTGGCTGCTATGGCCAGCGTCTCCGTACCAACGGCTTGAACCCTGACCAGGGTCGTCGTGTGGCGGCGTTGGCCGATAGAGCTCATCGTCGCTGCTCTCCTTGAGCTTGATGAGCGGCACGGGTGCGACAGGTGTGGTCGGTGCGGCGGTGGGTGTGGCGCGGACGGCGCGTCGCCGCGCGGCTGCTAGGTCTAGCAGACGCCGCTGCTGCTTCGCCTCCTGCTGCTCCTAGTCCTGCCTGGACCAGGCGAGCGCGGCCATggggagggcgttgtcggcggggaCGAGGTCGGTCAGTGACCTCGCGATCGCCTCGGCCACCGCGACGTCCTCGACCCGcttggcctcctcctcggcgagctgggaCGCGGCGGCGACCGTTGCAGCGTCGTTCTTGGTCGTCTTCCTCTTGCGACCGCGGGAAGGAGACAACGACCGGTGCCCCTCTCGCAGATGATGAGGGCGCTGTTGGTACGacctctggtcggcggtggagaggACGGCTCCTTCTTGATGACGGTTGTCGTCGCTGGTGGAGGAGCTGCTCGTCGCTGAGGGTGACAAGCACCGCGTCGATCTCCACCTCGAGGGCGGCGCGTCCGATTGGCGGCGGCGAGATCGGGACGCCCCCCGGGGTCGGGTGCTAGCCTCCGGCGCGCAGAAGTCCGGTGGCGTGGGGTAGCCCGCCGCGTGCAGCAGCctcccctcccattggtggagagagcgacGGCCGAAGCCATTGTTCGCCGCGCCGTCGCCGAAGTTCGCCATTGCTCGATGAGATTGGGAAGAGAGGTGGTGAATAGGGAGACGGGGTGGTGAATGTGGCCAGACGCGGTAGTTCCGCGATAAATAGAGCGACGCGCGTGAAACCGAGGCGACGGTATTAACTCGCCacgtggaagctacgcggccggTGAAGACTGACCGGCGGCAGGATTTTACAGCGCGCGCTCCGACAAGTCAGAGCCACCAGCCGCTCGGGAAGTTTTCTCGatgtttcccgcgctttcgttttgCCCGGACTGCTCGAGCGCTCCCCAGGAGCCGGGATGATCTGAGCTCCCCGGATGGATGAAAGcttaaatccggacgaaaacgagaatTCAGGGACGCAACTAAACCGTTTTCGTTCATCCAGATTAAAAAAAGGGTGCTGGAGCCTTTCCGGAGTGACGGCTAGAGATGCTCTCACACCCGATCTCTCCGTAACAAGATGTACACATCCGCTCGACATCCAAGGTAGGtatacaaaaataaaaaaaagactCGATACATGAAATCATCATGGTACTGTATCGACTCCTATGGTGGTGCATCGATGGTTGGGCGCTGTGCCTCTTATTTGGATAGACACAATCTATCCTTTTGCGGTGCTTGTTGGCCTGGCAGAAGTATAGAAACGATCAACCTCGGCAAAAAAAAAAGAGTAGAAACGACCTTTGATTAGTTTCTTGGCTAGTGCCCGCTCCTCTGTCCTCTCCTCCAGGCGACGTGGGAGCGAAACCCTAGCCccccgccgccaccttccccACCCTCTGCCCGCCTCCTCATTGCCTCCCgaggccgccgttggcgaagccgtGTGCCACCAAGGACATGTGTGGCGAGGATCTATGCCTCTCGGCCCCCCGCATGGCTGTTTAGGAGGGTGGCCACCATGCCGGTCCCGGAGGTCACCGCCGCCCGCGCTGGGCTCTTCGCCGTCCTGCTCGTCGCTGCCTCCCCGCCTCCCCCTCGTCGCGCCCACGTCATCCTCGCCGTGGTGCCTCTGCGCGCCGGCCCTAGCGGTGGGCTTGTGGGCCGGACCCGGCCTTCGCTGCTCCTTGCGGCTCGCCGTCTGGTCTGCAGCTCGCCCCGTccggccatggcggcggcgggatctCCCTAATCCGCTCCAGAGGCAGGCTGCGCGGGGCAGTCTCGTCGGCCGGAGGCGCGGGCCGGCGCCGGACTTGGGCGCAGGACGGCGCTGCTTGGCGCGCTTGTCGGCGCGGCGGAGCCGTGGTGTTGCTGTGCGACGAGGTGGTGGGCTTGGCTGAGGCGCGGGGGATGCAGCGGTCGGGCCCGTTCTGGGCTTCGGCGGGCCTGTGTCCAGGGCGATGTCATAGCGGCCTGGGCTTGGCGGTGGGCGGCCGATCTGCTGCCTTCTGCAGCGGTCTGGCCGGGGCGCGCTGCTCAGGCGAGTGTTGGGCGTTTGGTGGACGAAAACAAGGTCCCCTGATCGGCTGGCCACACCTATGGCCAGGGCCTACGTTGGGCCTGACGACAGCATTGACACTCCAGGCGAAAGCTTCACACCATTGGTGCCGATGTTGGCGGTGCCCCTGGGTACCGTTTCTCCTGTTGAGGGCTTCATCGGGGAGCTTGGTCTCCTGCTGTCGCGAGTTGATTccttctccgggtgaaaacctctgCTCCTCGGAGCGAGTGGCGGCGTGTGTCGCCGCCTTCCTGAAGGCGTCGCTTTAGGAGTCCGTGTTCCTCGTGGTGCGGTAGATGTGTGCCAGTTGTGCATGGTTGCCTTTTTGTCGGGGGTGgtggatgccggggcggcggccccggacggTTGACGTACGCTGAGGTGGCCATCTCGGAAGGTCTTGCAGCGATGACTCCATGGGGTGTGGTCTTGGTCTAGCAAGGCATGGGTGGCGTGTTGGTGCTACGTGGGTAGCGAGCTCGTCGGCCCGGCCTACACGACGGGACGGTCGGTGTGGCTGGCATGTCGGGGTGGCGGCCTCGGGTCTTTTGACGCGGCGTTTGTGGTCTGCGGGTGGTCCCCTTGGTAGTTTGGGCTACAAGACGCCCATGCCGTGCGGCGTTGCAGCTCGCCTCCGAGCAAGGGATGTCGGAGCAGCGGCTCCGGGTTTGGTGATGTGTGTTTGGTTGTCGGTAGTCTGGTTTCGTGTGGGCGATGAGGCTCCGATATTTGTGCGGTTTTTGCGCCGGTTTTCCTCATAAACTCGGCCGCTTTGTATGGTTCTTGGGCCCGGTTTCTCTATTAACTGAGCCAAATCTTCTTCAATTAATATATATCGTGCAGCTCACATGcagaattctcaaaaaaaaaaaagtttcttTCCTGGCCGGGGGCAAGGTAAGCGAGGCAGGGAAGAGGGAACCGGTGTCAAATGTAACTGCCAAAGTGCCACCGTCCAGTCCCTGATTCAACAGCTCCCGGCTCCGATTCGTCGGAGGCATATCACGTTGTCACCCATGTGGCAAACTGGCGATGAATTGCAAACCTGGACGGTTTTGGAACCCGACTACCACTATATATAGCTATGCCCAATGCTATTATATTGACTTCATTGGCAGATCGATCGACGGCGACct
This Lolium perenne isolate Kyuss_39 chromosome 1, Kyuss_2.0, whole genome shotgun sequence DNA region includes the following protein-coding sequences:
- the LOC127334401 gene encoding putative pentatricopeptide repeat-containing protein At3g25060, mitochondrial; translated protein: MPMNLPIFLDDLPRLRRLLTSCPALRTLTRIHALLFVSSSHHLLSPSLATAYARAGDLAAAESTLAGAPTSPSSVAAWNALLAAHSRAGSPDAALRVFRALPPAVRPDSTTFTLALSACARLGDLAAGEVVRALASQSGYRSDVFVCSSLLNLYAKWGAMGDAVKVFDRMPKRDRVTWSTMVTGFANAGQPEEAINMYRRMRDGGLNGDEVVMVGVIKSCAATGDVRMGASAHGYLLRHGMRMDVVISTSLVDMYAKNGLFDQARRLLELTTCRNIVSWNALISQFAQSGRADEALGLFREMQASGLQPNSGSLVSALLASSDLGFFKLGKSIHGFILRRLELDCMAITAVIDMYSKCGSLASAQMLFNRVGSRDLILWNVMIACYGAHGRGRDALSLFQEMKKTEVRPDHATFASLLSALSHSGLVEEGKFWFDCMVHEHGIDPAEKHLVCIVDLLARSGLVEEANDLLASMCTEPTIAILVALLSGCLNNKKLELGESTAEKILELQPDDVGVLALVSNLYAAAKNWEKVREVRKLMKDHGSKKVPGCSSIEFHGAVHTFVMEDQSHPQHKEILQMVSKLDSEMRKIGYVPKTEFVYHDLEEGVKEQLLSRHSERLAIAFGLLNTTPGTRLVVIKNLRVCGDCHNAIKYISKIADREIVVRDAKRFHHFKDGACSCGDYW